A stretch of Primulina tabacum isolate GXHZ01 chromosome 13, ASM2559414v2, whole genome shotgun sequence DNA encodes these proteins:
- the LOC142521778 gene encoding uncharacterized protein LOC142521778 codes for MKRNQESMFAEEQATLQEREENVEGQQSRMEETQPLPSEGNAEIGEMWKEIRMLRQQVGSRAPAPKKGSHFSLAILEEGLPPSFRQPNVGEYDGHSDPEEHLGRFENAALLHQYTDGVKCRVFLGTLVRNRDKVMEVREPEGRWEKSQRAEGGVRMPPIERREGSSSGDRPKPRPSPKRGRGPPWINQRVGEPRREGRDSGRARKAHGRRLENFEISRGADLPQDPVISFGPEDLRGIVAPHNDALVVTATIANYDVTRIFIDNGSFVNILFKSTLDQMKVEGFEFDPVSTPLYGFAGHAIPPLGQITLPLSLGRDSRRVTKMITFTVVDTPSLYNGILGRPALKDFRAVASTNSEKEGKRARVEVNMIRRGRSGVPVVVREVHEVMDEKSEIVTLGPDEKTLRIGPDLDPKVREELTICLQANLNGFAWSAQELTGTSPDVAEHRLNILPNSRPIKQKKRHFGPEKDIVIKKEVRELLNAGHIREVQFPTWLSNVVLVPKSSGKWRMCVDFRDLNKACPKDCYPLPRIDQLVDSTARHQYLCMLDAYQGYHQIPLAVEDQNKMGRNVELYVDDIMVKSKDSSQLVPDLVETFATLKSYGLKLNPQKCIFGVRSGKFLCYMVTERGIEANPEIFQAIEDMVSPRGPKDVQQLTGRIAALARFISISAHRSLPFFQTLRKAKKFEWGPDCEKAFTELKEYLAELPVLAKPAAGEPLWVYLFATEGAVSSVLVKSEGSVQQPIYYVLHALKGAEIRYSGLEKLALALLMTTRRLRPYFLAHPIVVLTNSPLGRILTHSDMSGHLENEDPWKVYVDGSSSKDGSGVAVVLISPAGEEVKLAVRLDFRASNNEAEYEAVLAGLRAARNVGATRVLIFSDSQLVAQQMKGMYDVKDENFIEYAREVDRVREKFAEITFEQIPRKKMKRQTL; via the exons ATGAAAAGGAACCAAGAATCTATGTTCGCCGAGGAGCAAGCCACTCTCCAGGAGCGAGAGGAAAATGTTGAGGGACAGCAGAGCAGGATGGAAGAGACACAGCCCCTCCCAAGCGAAGGGAATGCAGAGATTGGAGAGATGTGGAAGGAAATACGAATGTTGAGACAACAGGTGGGAAGCAGAGCGCCGGCCCCCAAGAAAGGAAGTCATTTTTCGCTTGCCATTCTGGAAGAAGGACTTCCCCCGAGTTTCCGACAACCGAATGTTGGAGAATATGATGGACATTCCGACCCCGAAGAGcatttggggagatttgagaatgcggctttGTTGCATCAGTATACAGATGGAGTGAAATGCCGGGTGTTcttgggcacgttggtgag GAATCGTGATAAAGTGATGGAGGTAAGGGAGCCAGAGGgaaggtgggagaagtcgcagAGAGCGGAGGGCGGAGTTAGGATGCCTCCGATAGAAAGACGAGAGGGATCCTCATCCGGGGATCGACCAAAACCTCGCCCGTCTCCTAAGCGGGGTCGAGGTCCTCCTTGGATCAACCAGAGGGTCGGAGAGCCGAGAAGAGAAGGGCGTG actctgggcgagccCGGAAAGCGCACGGAAGGAGGTTggagaattttgagatatccaggggtgcagacttacccCAAGATCCTGTCATCAGCTTCGGGCCGGAAGACCTTCGAGGCATCGTGGCTcctcataacgatgccttggtggtgacggccaccattgccaacTACGATGTGACAAGGATCTTCATTGATAATGGGAGCTTTGTAAATATATTGTttaagagcacgttggatcagatgaaggtggaaggatttgagtttgatcCAGTCTCCACTCCTCTATATGGGTTCGCGGGCCATGCCATTCCGCCGCTGGGTCAGATTACTCTTCCCCTATCTTTGGGACGTGACtctcggcgggtaacaaagatGATAACATTTACCGTGGTGGATACCCCCTCATTGTATAATGGAATCCTGGGGCGGCCAGCCTTAAAGGATTTCAGAGCCGTAGCTTCCAC GAATAGTGAAAAAGAGGGGAAGAGGGCTCGTGTGGAGGTCAATATGATTAGAAGGGGGCGAAGCGGGGTGCCCGTGGTAGTGAGGGAGGTTCATGAGGTGATGGATGAAAAGTCGGAGATTGTGACATTGGGGCCCGATGAGAAGACCCTTAGAATAGGCCCTGACCTTGACCCAAAAGTCAGGGAGGAACTCACTATTTGTTTACAAGCTAATCTCAACGGATTCGCTTGGTCAGCCCAAGAGCTCACAGGGACGAGCCCAGATGTAGCAGAGCACCGATTGAACATCTTACCGAATTCTCGTCCCATAAAGCAGAAGAAGAGACATTTCGGGCCTGAGAAAGATATAGTTATAAAAAAAGAAGTGAGGGAGTTGCTCAATGCTGGGCACATTCGAGAGGTGCAGTTTCCTACttggctctcgaatgtggtTCTTGTTCCGAAAAGTTCAGGGAAATGGAGGATGTGTGTGGATTTCAGAGACCTCAATAAGGCATGCCCTAAAGATTGTTATCCTCTGCCTCGGATAGATCAGTTGGTGGACTCCACAGCGAGACATCAATATTTGTGTATGTTGGATGCTTATCAGGGATACCACCAAATCCCCTTGGCCGTGGAGGACCAAAATAAA ATGGGAAGGAATGTCGAactgtatgtggacgacatcaTGGTAAAATCAAAAGACTCATCCCAgcttgtacctgatttggtggaAACCTTTGCGACCCTCAAATCCTACGGGCTGAAGTTGAATCCTCAGAAGTGTATCTTCGGAGTGAGGAGTGGAAAGTTTTTGTGTTATATGGTCACAGAAAGAGGGATCGAGGCCAACCCCGAGATATTCCAAGCTATCGAAGATATGGTCTCTCCTCGGGGACCCAAAGATGTTCAACAGTTGACAGGGAGGATCGCTGCTCTGGCACGTTTTATCTCGATTTCCGCTCACAGAAGTTTACCATTCTTCCAGACCTTGCGCAAggcaaaaaaatttgaatggggTCCAGATTGCGAGAAGGCTTTCACCGAGTTGAAGGAGTATCTTGCTGAGCTTCCTGTCCTGGCCAAACCGGCAGCAGGTGAGCCTTTGTGGGTATATTTATTTGCCACTGAAGGAGCTGTGAGTTCGGTCCTAGTCAAGTCAGAAGGATCAGTTCAGCAGCCGATTTACTACGTTTTGCATGCACTCAAAGGGGCAGAAATCAGGTATTCAGGGTTGGAAAAATTGGCTTTGGCTTTGTTGATGACAACGAGGCGCTTGAGGCCCTATTTCCTAGCTCATCCAATTGTGGTGCTAACTAACAGTCCATTGGGCAGAATCCTCACTCATTCCGATATGTCTGGCCATTTG GAGAATGAAGACCCTTGGAAGGTGTATGTGGATGGTTCCTCGTCGAAGGATGGAAGTGGGGTGGCAGTAGTATTGATTTCACCGGCTGGAGAGGAAGTGAAGTTGGCTGTAAGATTGGATTTTCGAGCATCCAACAATGAGgcagagtatgaggctgtgtTGGCAGGACTGCGAGCAGCCAGAAATGTGGGAGCTACCCGGGTACTTATTTTTTCTGACTCACAGTTGGTAGCACAACAGATGAAGGGGATGTatgatgtgaaagatgagaatttTATTGAGTATGCTCGAGAAGTGGACAGAGTCAGAGAGAAATTCGCAGAGATTACATTTGAACAGATTCCcagaaagaaaatgaaaaggcaGACACTCTAG
- the LOC142522486 gene encoding dolichol-phosphate mannose synthase subunit 3-like isoform X3, producing MALFVFLGFFLVADPMKHIVKILTLLVTLSALWVGLLQASIIPRSYTWLLPMYSIVSLGCYGLLMVGIGLMLFPTCPHEAILLQQDIIEAKEFLEENGVDIGSN from the exons ATGGCTTTGTTCGTTTTTCTCGGATTTTTTCTGG TTGCAGATCCAATGAAGCACATTGTAAAAATTTTGACGTTGCTTGTAACCCTATCAGCTCTTTGGGTTGGCCTACTTCAGGCATCCATAATTCCAAGGAGCTACACTTGGTTG CTGCCTATGTACTCCATTGTATCCCTTGGATGCTATGGCCTATTAATGGTTGGAATTGGCTTGATGCTATTTCCAACTTGCCCGCATGAGGCAATTCTGTTGCAACAG GATATCATAGAAGCAAAGGAATTCTTGGAAGAAAATGGTGTCGACATCGGTTCTAATTGA
- the LOC142521779 gene encoding uncharacterized protein LOC142521779, which produces MAVDYFSKWVEAEPLAKITEEEVMKFLLKNIVCRFGIPRRLFSDNGRQFQRKKIMSLCQEMKITQSFTSVPYPQANSQTEVTNRVIVQAIKVRLHGRGKDWVEELTSSLWAYRTTPRTTTRETAYSLVYGSEAVLPVEIGQPSARVESYPSNNNQVRAIELDLVEEKRDRAAIRMEAYRSRVMKSYNKQVRARDFQVGDLVMKKVKPIGDVGKLEARWERPFKVIQRVSSGAAYYLEDSQGHTLKRPWNAFHLKKYFV; this is translated from the coding sequence ATGGCTGTGGATTATTTCTCTAAATGGGTAGAAGCCGAGCCTTTGGCCAAAATTACTGAAGAAGAGGTGATGAAATTTCTCTTGAAAAATATTGTCTGCAGATTTGGTATCCCTAGAAGATTATTTTCAGATAATGGGCGGCAATTCCAGAGGAAGAAAATTATGTCTTTGTGTCAAGAAATGAAGATAACTCAGTCTTTCACCTCAGTACCATACCCACAAGCCAATAGCCAAACAGAGGTGACTAATAGGGTCATTGTACAAGCAATAAAAGTCCGACTTCACGGGAGAGGAAAAGACTGGGTAGAAGAATTGACAAGTTCACTGTGGGCATATCGGACTACTCCTCGGACCACCACTCGGGAAACTGCATACAGTTTAGTCTATGGCTCAGAGGCAGTCTTGCCTGTGGAGATCGGACAACCCTCTGCTCGGGTGGAATCTTACCCTAGTAACAATAATCAGGTCCGGGCCATTGAGCTTGATCTAGTTGAAGAAAAGAGGGATCGGGCAGCCATTCGAATGGAAGCCTATCGAAGTCGGGTTATGAAGTCATATAATAAACAGGTCCGAGCACGAGATTTCCAAGTTGGGGATTTGGTTATGAAAAAAGTAAAACCAATAGGTGATGTGGGTAAATTAGAAGCTCGTTGGGAGAGACCCTTCAAAGTAATTCAGAGAGTCAGCTCGGGAGCAGCTTATTATCTGGAAGATTCTCAAGGACACACCCTTAAGAGACCATGGAATGCCTTTCACTTgaagaaatattttgtttaa
- the LOC142522486 gene encoding dolichol-phosphate mannose synthase subunit 3-like isoform X2 has product MSCIASPTSPTKEMLDPMKHIVKILTLLVTLSALWVGLLQASIIPRSYTWLLPMYSIVSLGCYGLLMVGIGLMLFPTCPHEAILLQQDIIEAKEFLEENGVDIGSN; this is encoded by the exons ATGAGTTGCATAGCTTCTCCAACGTCTCCCACAAAAGAAATGCTGG ATCCAATGAAGCACATTGTAAAAATTTTGACGTTGCTTGTAACCCTATCAGCTCTTTGGGTTGGCCTACTTCAGGCATCCATAATTCCAAGGAGCTACACTTGGTTG CTGCCTATGTACTCCATTGTATCCCTTGGATGCTATGGCCTATTAATGGTTGGAATTGGCTTGATGCTATTTCCAACTTGCCCGCATGAGGCAATTCTGTTGCAACAG GATATCATAGAAGCAAAGGAATTCTTGGAAGAAAATGGTGTCGACATCGGTTCTAATTGA
- the LOC142522486 gene encoding dolichol-phosphate mannose synthase subunit 3-like isoform X1 produces MSCIASPTSPTKEMLVADPMKHIVKILTLLVTLSALWVGLLQASIIPRSYTWLLPMYSIVSLGCYGLLMVGIGLMLFPTCPHEAILLQQDIIEAKEFLEENGVDIGSN; encoded by the exons ATGAGTTGCATAGCTTCTCCAACGTCTCCCACAAAAGAAATGCTGG TTGCAGATCCAATGAAGCACATTGTAAAAATTTTGACGTTGCTTGTAACCCTATCAGCTCTTTGGGTTGGCCTACTTCAGGCATCCATAATTCCAAGGAGCTACACTTGGTTG CTGCCTATGTACTCCATTGTATCCCTTGGATGCTATGGCCTATTAATGGTTGGAATTGGCTTGATGCTATTTCCAACTTGCCCGCATGAGGCAATTCTGTTGCAACAG GATATCATAGAAGCAAAGGAATTCTTGGAAGAAAATGGTGTCGACATCGGTTCTAATTGA
- the LOC142522486 gene encoding dolichol-phosphate mannose synthase subunit 3-like isoform X4, whose protein sequence is MKHIVKILTLLVTLSALWVGLLQASIIPRSYTWLLPMYSIVSLGCYGLLMVGIGLMLFPTCPHEAILLQQDIIEAKEFLEENGVDIGSN, encoded by the exons ATGAAGCACATTGTAAAAATTTTGACGTTGCTTGTAACCCTATCAGCTCTTTGGGTTGGCCTACTTCAGGCATCCATAATTCCAAGGAGCTACACTTGGTTG CTGCCTATGTACTCCATTGTATCCCTTGGATGCTATGGCCTATTAATGGTTGGAATTGGCTTGATGCTATTTCCAACTTGCCCGCATGAGGCAATTCTGTTGCAACAG GATATCATAGAAGCAAAGGAATTCTTGGAAGAAAATGGTGTCGACATCGGTTCTAATTGA
- the LOC142521781 gene encoding uncharacterized protein LOC142521781, with translation MIQPEEEEVWKVFVDGASNLSGCGVGVVLIVPSGKKVKLALRIDSRVTNNEAEYEAVLAGLQAAREVGASQVIIYSDSQLVAQQIKGTYEAKNEKMLKYLRLITARAASLTDWNIEQIPREENGEADTLAKLASSMSYISTREVLCFTRLVLSIDENVPLMQKNSWMTPLIEYIVHARLPKDRTQALKVKKQAPRFVLLNDILYRRSYQGSLLKCLAENEVEYVLREINEGCCGEHLGGTALARKAILARFWWSRMNQDAAHLVQTCKGC, from the coding sequence ATGATTCAACCAGAAGAGGAAGAAGTGTGGAAAGTTTTTGTTGATGGGGCGTCGAATCTGTCAGGATGTGGGGTCGGAGTGGTTTTGATTGTCCCATCAGGAAAAAAGGTAAAATTAGCTTTGAGGATCGACTCCCGGGTCACCAACAATGAAGCTGAGTATGAAGCCGTTCTGGCAGGACTACAAGCTGCCCGAGAAGTCGGAGCTTCCCAGGTCATTATTTACTCTGATTCTCAATTGGTCGCCCAGCAGATAAAAGGAACATACGAggccaaaaatgaaaaaatgctCAAATATCTAAGGCTCATCACAGCCCGGGCAGCATCTCTGACTGATTGGAACATTGAACAGATTCCTAGAGAAGAGAATGGGGAGGCTGATACCTTAGCCAAATTAGCCTCTTCTATGTCATACATAAGCACTCGAGAAGTCTTGTGTTTTACCCGTTTGGTTCTCTCTATTGATGAAAATGTGCCACTAATGCAGAAGAATTCATGGATGACCCCTTTAATCGAGTATATAGTCCATGCCAGGCTCCCGAAAGATCGGACTCAAGCTTTAAAAGTCAAAAAGCAAGCACCCAGGTTTGTccttttaaatgatattttgtacaGGAGATCATATCAGGGTTCTTTGCTCAAATGTTTAGCGGAAAATGAAGTAGAGTATGTCCTCCGAGAAATAAATGAAGGATGCTGTGGCGAACATCTCGGTGGAACCGCCCTGGCTCGGAAAGCAATATTAGCCCGATTTTGGTGGTCTCGGATGAATCAAGATGCTGCTCACCTTGTCCAGACATGTAAAGGCTGCTAG